The Methanococcus voltae PS genome segment ATGTCTAAATATCTCGGTTATACATTGAATAGCTATTTATATAGACAAAACCGAAACATTTATATACTATAATTGCCTTTGTTATTTTGCAATTAATTTGATGAAATAAATGGGACCTATGGTCTAGTTGGCTATGACATCGCCCTTACAAGGCGAGGGTCGCCGGTTCGAATCCGGCTAGGTCCACCATTTTATAAATAGAATATTCACATAATTGCAAACAATAAATAAGCAAAAGAGGACCTATGGTCTAGTTGGCTATGACATCGCCCTTACAAGGCGAGGGTCGCCGGTTCGAATCCGGCTAGGTCCACCATTTTTATTTTAGGCGAATATATTTATTAATTTAAATATATAAATTAATTATTTTTTAAAACTAAATTTTAAACTATAAACTAAAATGATTAAAAAATTAAAAATAGTATGCTAGTTTAGCAACTAATTAGTTTCTTTTTTCGTTGATATTAGTTCTTATATAGTTAGCAACTTCATCAAATCCAATATCTTTCTTAACGGCAGTTAATAAAACATCCATTTCAGGATTTATTATTTTTGCATCAGCTTCCATCTTTTTAGGGTCTGCTTCAACTGCTTCAGCAAGGTCTATTTTGTTAATAATTGTTAAATTAGCTGTTTTAAATATTTCAGGGTGTTTTTCAACAGTATCGTCACCTTCGGTGGCACTAACTACAACTATTCTTTTATGAGTTCCCAAATCAAAATCTGTAGGGCATATTAAATTACCCACATTTTCAATAAATACGATATCTATGTCTTTTAAATCTAAGTCTCCTAGGCTATGACCGATTTGGTGTGCATCTAAGTGGCATTCTTTGCCTGTATTTAATGGAATTACTTTAGCGCCATGCTTTTCCATTCTACCAGCATCGAATTTTGCAATTACATCTCCTGCAATGCAAGCGACATTATAGTCTCCTTTTAGATTTTCAATTAATTTTTCAATTAATAATGTTTTACCACTACCAATTGCCCCCATAAAGTCAAAAGCCACGACATTGTTTTCTTTTAATAAATTTCTGTTCTTATCGGCATTTTTTTTGTTCGCTTTTAATAAATCTTTCCCAACTGTCAAAACATCAACAAAGTGCAATATATCACCAAATTTAAATTTAGTAATCCAATTAATTTATTTATTCTTAATTTGTTAAATATTTGTTAAAGTAATTATTTAGTTATTTGTTATAGCAATATTTCAATTATTTATTAAATTAGTTATTAGACTATTTAATATTTAATTTAGCCAGTTAATTATCTTAGTTTTTATTTTATATATAATCAATGTATTTAATAATATTATTAATTATATCCTGTTAAAATACCACTAAAATTAATTATAAATACTAAACTTTCATATAGTTTAAAAATTATATTATTAAAAATAGTTACGCAAATATATTTCGATTTATTTATATTATATTCCTAACAAAATTTACATTAAGCATTATTTACAGTACTAATTTATTCCCTTTATTTGTGATAATATGAAGATAGATAAAAGTTTTTACATGGTATTCCTGTCCGCATCGATATTTATTTTATTGTTTGTTTCATTGCCTTTGATAACTATGTTATTAAATCCTGGAGACGTTTCAGGGGCTATAATGGATAAAGAAGTTATTAAATCACTTGAAATAAGTTTAAAAGCAGCAGGAATGAGTACGTTATTGGCTTTAGTATTTGGTGTGCCTCTAGCGTATATTTTTGCAAGAAATGACTTTAAAGGTAAAAGTTTAATTGAAAGTATAATTGACATTCCTATGGCAATACCTCACTCCGTAGTGGGTATTATGATACTTTCATTCTTTTATGGGAGCACTATCGGCGAATTTTTAACTAACGCTGGTTTAAAAATAGTGGATAATTTTTGGGGGATTGTAGCAGTAATGCTATACGTAGGAATCCCATTTATGATAAACAGTGCAAGAGATGGTTTTGAAATGGTGGACGAGGAATTAGAACACGTTTCAAGAACATTGGGCGCATCCAGATTTAAAACGTTTTTTAACGTCTCTTTACCGATTATAAAGAATAACTTAGTTTCTGGAAGTATTTTGACATATGCAAGAGGCTTAAGTGAGGTAGGTGCAATATTAATAGTTGCTTATTTCCCTAAAACAACACCTGTACTCATTATGGATAGATTCAACCAATTCGGTTTATCCGCTTCAAAACCAATTTCTGTGTTGATGATTATTGTAAGCATATTGTTATTTACAATATTTAGGCTTGTAAGACATAAAAAAGTTAAAAATTAAAAGGAAATAAAAAATAAGAACTAAATAAGAACTAAATAATAATAAGGATAATACATAAAATTAAAATTAGAAAATAATAGCGATATGGCATGTGTTTGTATAATGTATTGCATTAATTAAATTTATAATGGTTAATTTGGTGTAAGGATGTTAAAATTAGAAAATGTATCCAAGTCATGGAAAGAATTTCAATTAAAAAATGTTTCGTTTGAATTGCGTGACAAATATTGTGTAATTTTGGGTCCAAGTGGTGCTGGAAAGTCCGTAATTATTCAGTGTATCGCAGGAATTTTGGATGTAGATAACGGTAAAATTTATTATGATGATGAAGA includes the following:
- the hypB gene encoding hydrogenase nickel incorporation protein HypB; amino-acid sequence: MHFVDVLTVGKDLLKANKKNADKNRNLLKENNVVAFDFMGAIGSGKTLLIEKLIENLKGDYNVACIAGDVIAKFDAGRMEKHGAKVIPLNTGKECHLDAHQIGHSLGDLDLKDIDIVFIENVGNLICPTDFDLGTHKRIVVVSATEGDDTVEKHPEIFKTANLTIINKIDLAEAVEADPKKMEADAKIINPEMDVLLTAVKKDIGFDEVANYIRTNINEKRN
- the wtpB gene encoding tungstate ABC transporter permease WtpB translates to MKIDKSFYMVFLSASIFILLFVSLPLITMLLNPGDVSGAIMDKEVIKSLEISLKAAGMSTLLALVFGVPLAYIFARNDFKGKSLIESIIDIPMAIPHSVVGIMILSFFYGSTIGEFLTNAGLKIVDNFWGIVAVMLYVGIPFMINSARDGFEMVDEELEHVSRTLGASRFKTFFNVSLPIIKNNLVSGSILTYARGLSEVGAILIVAYFPKTTPVLIMDRFNQFGLSASKPISVLMIIVSILLFTIFRLVRHKKVKN